A region from the Rhinoderma darwinii isolate aRhiDar2 chromosome 2, aRhiDar2.hap1, whole genome shotgun sequence genome encodes:
- the SRSF3 gene encoding serine/arginine-rich splicing factor 3 isoform X2 has translation MHRDSCPLDCKVYVGNLGNNGNKTELERAFGYYGPLRSVWVARNPPGFAFVEFEDPRDAADAVRELDGRTLCGCRVRVELSNGEKRSRNRGPPPSWNRRPRDDYRRRSPPPRRRSPRRRSFSRSRSRSLSRERRRERSLSRDRNHKPSRSFSRSRSRSRSNERK, from the exons ATGCACCGTGACTCCTGTCCCCTGGACTGCAAAGTCTATGTTGGAAATCTGGGTAACAATGGTAACAAGACGGAACTGGAACGTGCTTTTGGCTACTATGGACCTCTACGTAGTGTGTGGGTGGCCAGGAATCCCCCTGGCTTCGCATTTGTTGAGTTTGAAGACCCCAGAGATGCTGCAGATGCTGTCAGAGAATTAGATGGACG AACTTTATGTGGCTGTCGTGTTAGAGTAGAATTATCAAATGGTGAGAAGAGGAGTAGGAATCGTGGACCCCCACCCTCTTGGAATAGACGACCTAGGGATGACTACCGTAGGAGGAGCCCTCCTCCGAGACGCAG ATCACCAAGACGGAGGAGCTTTTCACGTAGCCGTAGTAG GTCCCTCTCTAGAGAACGTCGGAGGGAGAGGTCTTTGTCCAGAGATAGAAATCATAAGCCGTCACGCTCATTTTCTAGATCAAGAAG ccgCTCCAGGTCAAATGAGCGAAAATAA
- the SRSF3 gene encoding serine/arginine-rich splicing factor 3 isoform X1: protein MTAMHRDSCPLDCKVYVGNLGNNGNKTELERAFGYYGPLRSVWVARNPPGFAFVEFEDPRDAADAVRELDGRTLCGCRVRVELSNGEKRSRNRGPPPSWNRRPRDDYRRRSPPPRRRSPRRRSFSRSRSRSLSRERRRERSLSRDRNHKPSRSFSRSRSRSRSNERK from the exons atgacag CAATGCACCGTGACTCCTGTCCCCTGGACTGCAAAGTCTATGTTGGAAATCTGGGTAACAATGGTAACAAGACGGAACTGGAACGTGCTTTTGGCTACTATGGACCTCTACGTAGTGTGTGGGTGGCCAGGAATCCCCCTGGCTTCGCATTTGTTGAGTTTGAAGACCCCAGAGATGCTGCAGATGCTGTCAGAGAATTAGATGGACG AACTTTATGTGGCTGTCGTGTTAGAGTAGAATTATCAAATGGTGAGAAGAGGAGTAGGAATCGTGGACCCCCACCCTCTTGGAATAGACGACCTAGGGATGACTACCGTAGGAGGAGCCCTCCTCCGAGACGCAG ATCACCAAGACGGAGGAGCTTTTCACGTAGCCGTAGTAG GTCCCTCTCTAGAGAACGTCGGAGGGAGAGGTCTTTGTCCAGAGATAGAAATCATAAGCCGTCACGCTCATTTTCTAGATCAAGAAG ccgCTCCAGGTCAAATGAGCGAAAATAA